In Halorhabdus tiamatea SARL4B, a genomic segment contains:
- a CDS encoding CRISPR-associated protein Cas4 has protein sequence MPTFRELATAAYCPRKSYYRRQDATDVEVPPEVKTKRDLAFAYPRLLEADLSEEPIAVTPTQFRSRLSRVKASLDAWDGLVDPAGRDVLLEGRDCRGIAHKVLEEPVAPSLVFTGAPPETGVWEPQSVRLVAAALALAYEREREIPVAFAEYPVHGIVRRVPLSAHRRATYRSALRTLETLDGPPPRVANQNKCESCEYREECGVRTRSLRSLL, from the coding sequence GTGCCCACCTTCCGTGAGCTGGCGACCGCCGCGTACTGCCCGCGCAAGTCCTACTACCGGCGGCAGGACGCGACCGACGTCGAGGTGCCGCCCGAAGTCAAGACCAAGCGCGACCTCGCCTTCGCGTATCCGCGGCTGCTGGAGGCCGACCTCTCGGAAGAACCCATCGCCGTGACGCCGACCCAGTTTCGCTCGCGGTTGAGCCGAGTCAAGGCCAGCCTCGACGCCTGGGACGGGCTCGTCGACCCGGCTGGTCGTGACGTTCTGCTCGAGGGGCGAGACTGTCGCGGGATCGCACACAAGGTGCTCGAGGAGCCGGTCGCGCCGTCGCTGGTGTTCACCGGGGCTCCACCGGAAACCGGGGTCTGGGAGCCTCAGTCGGTGCGGCTGGTGGCCGCCGCGCTCGCGCTCGCCTACGAACGCGAGCGAGAGATTCCCGTCGCCTTCGCGGAGTATCCCGTCCACGGGATCGTCCGACGCGTCCCACTGTCGGCTCACCGGCGGGCGACCTATCGCTCGGCGCTCCGAACGCTCGAGACGCTCGACGGACCGCCGCCGCGTGTGGCCAACCAAAACAAGTGT
- the prs gene encoding ribose-phosphate diphosphokinase: protein MILSGSASQTLAARLADELGESLGATTTKRFPDGELHVTVTEPIDERAIIVASTVSSDAHIELLQLQDAARQAGADEVVTVLPYMGYARQDQTFEPGEIISTRAAARAISTGTDRVLTVTPHENGVESFFDVPTTVIDGAPRLAEPLPEDLTDPLFLGTDAAAAPLAEGVRDAYGTGDSDHLTEPADGERPAPTETTLAGRDVVVVDDVVGTGSTMSGSVAVVADGDAERIFATCVHPVFATGALSKIARVGAESVYGTDTLERVISDVSVAPALAAAL, encoded by the coding sequence ATGATCCTCAGCGGGTCGGCCTCACAGACCCTCGCTGCGAGACTCGCGGACGAACTCGGGGAATCGCTCGGTGCGACCACGACCAAGCGCTTTCCCGACGGCGAACTCCACGTCACCGTCACCGAACCGATCGACGAGCGGGCGATCATCGTCGCCTCGACGGTCTCGAGTGACGCCCACATCGAACTCCTCCAGTTGCAGGACGCCGCCCGCCAGGCCGGGGCCGACGAAGTCGTCACGGTCCTGCCGTACATGGGATATGCGCGCCAGGACCAGACCTTCGAGCCCGGCGAGATCATCTCGACGCGGGCCGCCGCGCGCGCGATCTCGACCGGAACCGACCGCGTGCTGACAGTCACACCACACGAGAACGGCGTCGAATCGTTCTTCGACGTGCCGACGACAGTGATCGACGGCGCGCCGCGGCTGGCTGAACCGCTGCCCGAAGACCTCACCGACCCGCTGTTTCTGGGGACGGACGCCGCGGCCGCCCCGCTGGCCGAGGGCGTCCGGGACGCCTACGGCACTGGCGACAGCGATCATCTGACCGAGCCGGCAGACGGCGAACGTCCGGCACCGACCGAGACGACGCTCGCGGGCCGTGACGTCGTCGTGGTCGACGACGTCGTCGGCACCGGTTCGACGATGTCCGGTTCTGTCGCGGTGGTCGCCGATGGCGACGCCGAGCGAATCTTCGCGACCTGCGTCCACCCGGTGTTCGCGACCGGCGCACTCAGCAAGATCGCCCGCGTCGGTGCCGAATCCGTCTACGGGACTGACACGCTCGAGCGTGTCATCAGCGACGTCAGCGTCGCGCCGGCGCTGGCGGCGGCGCTGTAG
- a CDS encoding HVO_0234 family beta-propeller protein, giving the protein MGEMAEDRIYADRRAKTDVYVGSPLGLTLVAVSDDRVGRFRLLRRGAVRDIATGDGSVLIATDEDVYRSIDGGESFAATDFGPAVAVGSGDGVIAADPDGAVARLDEEAEEWRALGSVADAHAIDGGWLAAGDGVYRVGDDGLEGTGLPTARDVAAGETVLAANADGVYRYVDGEWIQETAGDVQAIATDGERAHAVGAAGLYEYEGGTDDDGVWTRRESPIDERIVDVGYAGGIVAVTGAGTILVDPAAAKDGAEGWRTRSLGLEDVSGLAVAEA; this is encoded by the coding sequence ATGGGCGAGATGGCAGAAGACCGGATCTACGCCGACCGCCGGGCCAAGACCGACGTCTACGTCGGGTCGCCGCTCGGCCTGACGCTCGTGGCCGTCTCCGACGACCGCGTCGGCCGGTTCAGGCTCCTCCGGCGCGGGGCCGTCCGGGACATCGCGACCGGTGACGGTTCGGTACTGATCGCAACTGACGAGGACGTCTATCGAAGCATCGACGGCGGCGAATCCTTCGCGGCGACCGACTTCGGTCCGGCTGTCGCAGTCGGATCTGGCGACGGGGTGATCGCGGCCGACCCGGACGGGGCGGTCGCTCGACTCGACGAGGAAGCCGAAGAGTGGCGAGCGCTCGGTAGCGTCGCGGACGCCCACGCCATCGACGGCGGGTGGCTGGCTGCCGGCGACGGTGTCTATCGGGTCGGCGACGACGGGCTCGAAGGCACCGGACTCCCGACAGCCAGAGACGTCGCGGCGGGCGAGACGGTCCTGGCCGCGAACGCCGACGGCGTCTATCGGTACGTCGACGGTGAATGGATCCAGGAGACGGCCGGGGACGTCCAGGCGATCGCGACCGACGGCGAACGCGCCCACGCGGTCGGGGCGGCCGGGCTCTACGAGTACGAGGGTGGCACCGACGACGACGGCGTGTGGACGCGCCGGGAATCACCGATCGACGAGCGGATCGTCGATGTCGGCTACGCCGGCGGAATCGTTGCAGTCACCGGGGCGGGGACGATCCTGGTCGATCCGGCGGCGGCTAAAGACGGCGCAGAAGGCTGGCGAACGCGATCGCTCGGGCTCGAGGACGTCTCCGGGCTCGCCGTCGCCGAGGCGTGA
- a CDS encoding pyruvate kinase alpha/beta domain-containing protein yields MIRTDEIDTEELLDRAKTYAEDQDVDAVCVASTSGETGAKAAERFGEDLVVVGHSYGFDEENEQELDADHVEAIEAAGGDVFVGPMAFSNVGSAIAERGGYSTHEVIADVLRLFGQGTKVAVESPLMACDAGLVDSGARVLSIAGTGSGADTALLVRAANTRDFFDARVLDVVGKPAEAENLVYW; encoded by the coding sequence ATGATCCGCACAGACGAGATAGACACCGAGGAGTTACTCGACCGGGCGAAAACGTACGCCGAAGATCAGGACGTCGACGCCGTCTGTGTCGCCTCAACGTCGGGCGAGACAGGCGCGAAAGCAGCCGAGCGCTTCGGCGAAGACCTCGTGGTCGTCGGGCATTCGTACGGCTTCGACGAGGAGAACGAGCAGGAACTCGACGCCGACCACGTCGAGGCGATCGAGGCCGCCGGCGGCGACGTCTTCGTGGGGCCGATGGCCTTCAGCAACGTCGGGTCGGCGATCGCCGAGCGCGGCGGCTACTCGACTCACGAGGTGATCGCCGACGTGCTCCGGCTGTTCGGGCAAGGCACGAAAGTCGCCGTGGAGAGCCCCTTGATGGCGTGTGACGCCGGGCTGGTCGACAGCGGTGCGCGCGTGCTCTCGATCGCCGGTACCGGCAGCGGCGCGGACACCGCACTCCTCGTCCGGGCGGCCAACACCCGGGACTTCTTCGACGCGCGCGTCCTCGACGTGGTCGGAAAGCCGGCCGAAGCCGAGAACCTCGTCTACTGGTGA
- a CDS encoding MATE family efflux transporter, which produces MGLRDRLRRALRTFPAGLARLGLLERQPATEALDLAAPVMVTGALRVLLRMADFMMVGIALGDAAIAGLEFGFQYFFIGFGLSLAVTSGTISVVSRLKGADRHARADLAVKQSLWLALAISLPLTAIAWVFAEPLVGLLTGDPVAIDLGGTYLRLVMLALPFRFFSMVASRALAGGADTETPMYVRLLTLPTNIALNAVLIFGLGPAPRLGIAGAALGTVIANAVAAAVFFGLLVSGRFTVALRPGGRQVDLGLVAEIVRVAAPLAGMRLLQTFGRFPFLFVLGVLGTPVVAAYAIGRRAIMLAMMPAWGYATAASTLVGQAIGRGEDSEATGYGWQTLRIALATQLPVAALLVIAARPIALAFGTEHVGLTVTFVRVFGLAVAGFSVSRTMRGSLRGAGDTRWPLYGTTLGTYAVRLPIAALALPAGYAITVAGVSIPIGLGLGLPAVFVAIVADFYVRAVVNTGRFRSGAWQAVARQSGVGAGDD; this is translated from the coding sequence ATGGGGCTACGCGATCGACTTCGTCGCGCGCTCCGGACGTTTCCGGCCGGGCTCGCCCGGTTGGGGCTGCTCGAGCGACAGCCGGCTACCGAGGCGCTGGACCTGGCCGCGCCGGTGATGGTGACCGGCGCGTTGCGGGTGCTGTTGCGGATGGCCGACTTCATGATGGTCGGCATCGCGCTCGGGGACGCCGCCATCGCCGGCCTGGAGTTCGGCTTTCAGTACTTCTTCATCGGCTTCGGGCTCTCGCTGGCGGTCACGAGCGGGACGATCAGTGTCGTCTCCCGATTGAAGGGGGCCGACCGTCACGCACGGGCAGACCTGGCGGTCAAACAGTCGCTGTGGCTGGCCCTGGCGATTTCGCTGCCGTTGACCGCCATCGCGTGGGTGTTCGCCGAGCCACTGGTCGGGCTGTTGACGGGCGATCCAGTGGCGATCGACCTCGGGGGGACGTACCTCCGACTCGTCATGCTCGCGTTGCCGTTCCGGTTTTTCAGTATGGTCGCCTCACGCGCGCTGGCCGGCGGCGCGGACACCGAGACGCCGATGTACGTCCGGCTGCTTACGCTGCCGACCAACATCGCACTCAACGCCGTCCTGATATTCGGGCTCGGTCCCGCCCCGCGGCTGGGGATCGCCGGCGCAGCCCTCGGGACGGTGATCGCCAACGCTGTCGCCGCGGCGGTCTTTTTCGGCCTTCTGGTCTCCGGGCGGTTCACCGTCGCACTCCGGCCCGGTGGCCGACAGGTCGATCTCGGCCTCGTCGCCGAGATCGTCCGCGTCGCCGCGCCACTTGCGGGGATGCGCCTCCTCCAGACGTTCGGCCGGTTTCCGTTCCTGTTTGTCCTGGGCGTGCTCGGGACGCCCGTGGTCGCCGCTTACGCCATCGGCCGGCGGGCGATCATGCTGGCGATGATGCCGGCCTGGGGGTATGCGACGGCGGCGAGCACCCTCGTCGGGCAGGCCATCGGCCGGGGCGAGGACAGCGAGGCGACGGGTTACGGCTGGCAGACGCTCCGAATCGCACTGGCGACCCAGCTTCCGGTGGCTGCCTTGCTCGTGATCGCCGCCCGTCCCATCGCGCTCGCCTTCGGCACCGAACACGTCGGACTGACAGTCACGTTCGTCCGGGTGTTCGGGCTCGCCGTCGCCGGCTTCTCGGTTTCACGGACGATGCGGGGGAGCCTGCGTGGCGCGGGCGACACGCGCTGGCCGCTCTACGGGACGACCCTCGGAACCTACGCCGTCCGGCTCCCGATCGCTGCCCTGGCGCTGCCGGCGGGCTACGCGATCACTGTCGCCGGCGTGTCGATCCCGATCGGGCTGGGACTCGGGCTCCCGGCCGTGTTCGTCGCCATCGTCGCCGACTTCTACGTCCGGGCCGTCGTCAATACCGGCCGCTTCCGGAGCGGAGCTTGGCAGGCTGTCGCCCGCCAGTCGGGTGTGGGTGCCGGCGACGATTGA
- a CDS encoding potassium channel family protein: MEFVIVGFGRVGMRTARVLAEEGHDVTIVEVDATKAERAREEGFETVRGDCNDEDVLEAAGIATADAIAGLTGDLNANFAACMVGKHHGARTVLRIDEDYRQELYEKYASDVDEVIYPERLGAAGAKTALLGGDFNVLADLTEDLTVASIRIPEGSPAVGTRVVTLDLPGDAQVYAHGRDDEPMSIPLPRATIQAGDRIAITAPPDRVADVRASLAAAESPA, from the coding sequence ATGGAATTCGTCATCGTGGGATTCGGTCGCGTGGGGATGCGAACCGCCCGGGTGTTGGCTGAGGAGGGCCACGACGTGACGATCGTCGAGGTCGACGCGACGAAGGCCGAGCGTGCGCGCGAGGAAGGGTTCGAGACTGTCCGCGGGGACTGCAACGACGAGGATGTCTTAGAAGCGGCCGGGATCGCCACCGCCGACGCCATCGCGGGGCTGACCGGCGACCTCAACGCCAACTTCGCGGCGTGTATGGTCGGGAAACACCACGGCGCGCGGACGGTGTTGCGCATCGACGAGGACTACCGCCAGGAACTCTACGAGAAGTACGCCAGCGACGTCGACGAGGTGATCTATCCCGAACGCCTCGGCGCGGCCGGCGCGAAGACGGCGCTGCTCGGCGGCGATTTCAACGTCCTGGCGGACCTGACTGAGGACCTCACGGTCGCTTCGATCCGGATTCCCGAGGGGTCGCCCGCCGTCGGGACTCGCGTGGTCACGCTCGATCTGCCGGGCGACGCCCAGGTGTACGCCCACGGTCGGGACGACGAACCGATGTCGATCCCGCTGCCGCGGGCGACGATTCAGGCCGGCGACCGGATCGCGATCACCGCTCCGCCGGACCGCGTCGCGGACGTCCGTGCCAGCCTCGCGGCTGCGGAATCGCCCGCCTGA
- the lrp gene encoding HTH-type transcriptional regulator Lrp produces MTYENLDRKLINALLDDGRASLRSLADDLDVSVTTVSNHLSTLEEEGIIEGYTPKVDYDKIGYDVTAILQLKVEGSALPDVTDSLREHEQMISVYEVTGDYDIIAIGKFADTDDMNAEIKSLLTDPEILESNTSVVLNAAVEHEQFELEVEE; encoded by the coding sequence ATGACGTACGAAAATCTCGACCGCAAGCTCATCAATGCGCTACTCGACGACGGCCGTGCGAGTCTCCGCAGCCTCGCCGACGACCTCGACGTCTCGGTGACCACCGTCTCGAATCACCTCTCGACGCTCGAAGAGGAGGGGATCATCGAGGGCTATACGCCGAAGGTCGACTACGACAAGATCGGCTACGACGTGACGGCGATCCTCCAGCTCAAGGTCGAAGGGAGTGCGCTCCCGGACGTCACCGACAGTCTCCGCGAACACGAACAGATGATCAGCGTCTACGAGGTCACCGGCGATTACGATATCATCGCGATCGGGAAGTTCGCCGACACAGACGACATGAACGCCGAGATCAAGAGCTTACTCACCGACCCGGAGATCCTCGAATCCAACACCAGCGTCGTCCTCAACGCCGCTGTCGAACACGAACAGTTCGAACTCGAGGTCGAGGAGTGA
- the glnA gene encoding type I glutamate--ammonia ligase yields MTNEQVTDGGLSAEAQAVLEEIDEQNVDFLRLQFTDILGTVKNVSITADQAEKAFTEGIYFDGSSIDGFVRIQESDMRLDPDPSTFSLLPWRTSEDSAAARLICDVINTSTGEPFEGDPRGILKSAIDRADEMGYEVNVAPEPEFFLFEEDEDGRATTKTNDVGGYFDLAPKDLASDVRRDIIFGLEDMGFDIEASHHEVAEGQHEINFTYDDALSTADNVATFRSVVRAIAAEHDLHATFMPKPIPQINGSGMHTHISLFTADGENAFHDGEDEFNLSETAKQFLAGILEHAPAITAVTNPTVNSYKRLVPGYEAPVYVAWSDRNRSALIRKPAARVPAASRIEARFPDPSSNPYLAFAALIHAGLDGIESDLDCPDPVRENIYEFDEDKREEYGIDTLPENLGEALDALEDDEVILDALGPHTGGKFLQAKRQEHKEYLVDVSQWELDRYLEKF; encoded by the coding sequence ATGACAAACGAACAGGTCACCGACGGCGGCCTCTCCGCCGAGGCACAGGCGGTACTCGAGGAGATCGACGAACAGAACGTTGACTTCCTGCGGTTGCAGTTTACGGACATTCTGGGGACGGTCAAGAACGTCTCGATCACGGCCGACCAGGCCGAGAAGGCGTTCACTGAGGGAATCTATTTCGACGGCTCGTCGATCGACGGGTTCGTCCGGATCCAGGAGTCGGACATGCGTCTGGACCCCGACCCCTCGACGTTCTCGCTGCTCCCGTGGCGGACCAGCGAGGACAGTGCCGCAGCACGACTCATCTGTGACGTGATCAACACTTCGACCGGCGAACCCTTCGAGGGAGACCCGCGTGGCATTCTCAAGTCGGCTATCGATCGCGCCGACGAGATGGGCTACGAAGTCAACGTCGCGCCCGAACCCGAGTTCTTCCTCTTCGAGGAGGACGAGGACGGCCGCGCGACCACGAAAACCAACGACGTCGGTGGGTACTTCGATCTCGCGCCGAAGGACCTCGCGAGCGACGTCCGCCGAGATATCATCTTCGGACTGGAGGACATGGGCTTCGATATCGAGGCCTCCCACCACGAGGTCGCCGAGGGCCAACACGAGATCAACTTCACCTACGACGACGCGCTCTCGACGGCCGACAACGTCGCGACCTTCCGGTCGGTCGTCCGCGCGATCGCGGCCGAACACGACCTCCACGCCACGTTCATGCCCAAGCCCATCCCGCAGATCAACGGGTCAGGCATGCACACCCACATTTCGCTGTTCACCGCCGACGGCGAGAACGCCTTCCACGACGGCGAGGACGAGTTCAACCTGAGCGAGACGGCAAAGCAGTTCCTCGCAGGCATCCTCGAACACGCCCCCGCGATCACCGCCGTGACGAACCCGACCGTCAACAGCTACAAACGGCTGGTCCCGGGCTACGAGGCACCCGTCTACGTCGCGTGGTCGGACCGCAACCGCTCGGCGCTGATTCGCAAGCCTGCCGCGCGCGTTCCAGCCGCCAGCCGGATCGAGGCGCGGTTCCCCGACCCGTCCTCGAACCCGTATCTCGCCTTTGCCGCACTCATCCACGCCGGCCTCGACGGTATCGAGAGCGATCTCGACTGTCCCGACCCCGTCCGGGAGAACATCTACGAGTTCGACGAGGACAAACGCGAGGAGTACGGTATCGACACGCTGCCGGAGAACCTCGGTGAAGCCCTCGACGCCCTCGAAGACGACGAGGTCATCCTCGACGCCCTTGGCCCCCACACCGGCGGGAAGTTCCTCCAGGCTAAACGCCAGGAGCACAAGGAGTACCTCGTCGACGTTTCGCAGTGGGAACTCGATCGCTACCTCGAGAAGTTCTGA
- a CDS encoding phosphatase PAP2 family protein, which translates to MSALEGAVWFGVSLVTLLGDPLVIGGLGFVVYWFGDVTRGIGGQFDPDRSALAFAAVVGALALSTALKTGFGIARLPGAADLPGLASMPDVVVPVYTWIVGPGGHAFPSGHATAATVGWLGLAWAVRGENRNRGLALASGLVVAIAVSRVALGVHRPQEVLAGIGVGLAYLVVTVGLLGRPRRAFALAGVIGVTGPIAVGLTRDSLLVAGVALGTAMGWELTRERDGLAVTGPAVATLLGAVVVVVATVGRSGAIESAVALVGMAGGAAIVAGQRWIEKI; encoded by the coding sequence GTGTCGGCACTCGAGGGGGCGGTCTGGTTCGGCGTCTCGCTGGTGACACTGCTCGGCGACCCGCTGGTGATCGGCGGGCTGGGCTTCGTAGTCTACTGGTTCGGGGACGTGACGCGGGGGATTGGCGGACAGTTCGATCCCGACCGCAGCGCACTCGCCTTCGCCGCCGTCGTGGGCGCGCTCGCCCTCTCGACCGCGCTCAAGACTGGCTTCGGGATCGCGCGGTTGCCGGGCGCAGCCGACCTTCCTGGGCTGGCCAGCATGCCCGACGTCGTCGTCCCGGTGTACACCTGGATCGTCGGCCCGGGCGGCCACGCCTTTCCGAGCGGTCACGCCACGGCAGCGACGGTCGGCTGGCTGGGGTTGGCGTGGGCAGTCCGGGGGGAGAACCGCAACCGGGGGCTCGCCCTCGCCAGCGGACTCGTGGTCGCGATCGCCGTCTCGCGGGTCGCACTCGGCGTCCACCGACCGCAGGAAGTCCTCGCGGGCATCGGCGTGGGGCTGGCGTACCTGGTCGTCACGGTCGGCCTACTCGGCCGGCCACGGCGGGCGTTCGCGCTCGCCGGCGTGATCGGTGTCACCGGGCCGATCGCCGTTGGACTGACTCGAGACAGTCTGCTGGTCGCCGGGGTTGCCCTCGGGACGGCGATGGGCTGGGAGCTGACTCGCGAGCGAGACGGCCTGGCCGTGACTGGGCCGGCGGTGGCGACGCTGCTCGGGGCGGTTGTGGTCGTAGTCGCCACAGTTGGTCGATCCGGAGCGATCGAGTCGGCAGTGGCGCTCGTCGGGATGGCTGGCGGCGCGGCGATCGTGGCCGGACAGCGATGGATAGAAAAGATATAG
- a CDS encoding YihY/virulence factor BrkB family protein, whose amino-acid sequence MTHLVRDPVGTGRAILAQTREARLSFVAAATAYYAFVSIFPLALLVVAVGTLLGGEALAEQIVAGVASVLSPSGQSLLEDAIAGVGGRSEATVIGVVGLLWSGLRVFRGLDTAFATVYDTVEDHSFLEQVRNALLALFALGIGVLAVVASHLLFGRIALPLAGVPDAVALTAALSVALLPLYAVFPDVPVSLRAALPGAITAAVGWTVLSVLFTFYTAHAAIDVYGVVAGALLFVTWLYFGAQILLLGAVVNAVLLDRDRQLQLAGDPSASHPMTGTDGTAGDGPDDDETEPPDAPDAATDATAVDRDDGADAQGGDTPGGDAPGEIEELREEIERLEDEIDDRTVHRERVESDLRRYVRRRVRRGHAHGWGPYLVLLYGTAMTLGAFYFLGGGWAVLAMLVIWLSTLGLYALMLLVGVTFKAIGTPGRLLDRLRDWRS is encoded by the coding sequence ATGACACACCTCGTCCGCGATCCCGTCGGGACGGGTCGCGCGATTCTCGCCCAGACCCGGGAGGCGCGACTGTCCTTCGTCGCGGCCGCCACGGCCTACTACGCGTTCGTCTCGATTTTCCCGCTTGCACTCCTGGTCGTCGCCGTCGGGACGTTGCTTGGCGGTGAGGCACTCGCCGAGCAGATCGTCGCCGGCGTCGCCAGTGTCCTCTCGCCGAGCGGTCAGTCCTTGCTAGAGGACGCCATCGCGGGTGTCGGCGGTCGAAGCGAGGCGACAGTGATCGGGGTCGTGGGACTGCTCTGGAGTGGACTCCGGGTGTTTCGTGGGCTGGATACCGCCTTCGCGACGGTCTACGACACTGTCGAGGACCACAGCTTCCTCGAACAGGTCCGCAACGCCCTTCTCGCGCTCTTCGCGCTCGGCATCGGTGTTCTCGCCGTCGTCGCGAGCCACCTCCTGTTCGGCCGGATCGCCCTCCCGCTCGCGGGCGTGCCGGACGCGGTCGCCCTCACAGCAGCCCTCTCCGTGGCGCTGTTGCCCCTCTATGCCGTCTTCCCCGACGTCCCCGTCTCCCTGCGGGCAGCCCTCCCGGGGGCGATCACTGCGGCGGTCGGGTGGACGGTACTGAGCGTGTTGTTCACGTTCTATACCGCCCACGCTGCCATCGACGTCTACGGCGTCGTCGCGGGCGCACTGCTATTTGTGACATGGCTATACTTCGGCGCACAGATTCTCCTCCTGGGCGCAGTCGTCAACGCGGTGCTCCTCGACCGGGACCGGCAACTACAACTTGCGGGCGATCCCAGTGCCAGCCATCCAATGACCGGGACGGACGGCACGGCCGGGGACGGGCCGGACGACGACGAGACCGAACCACCAGACGCCCCGGACGCCGCGACGGACGCGACAGCTGTCGATCGCGACGACGGCGCGGACGCACAGGGCGGTGACACTCCGGGCGGGGACGCGCCAGGAGAGATCGAGGAACTCCGCGAAGAGATCGAGCGTTTAGAGGACGAGATCGACGACCGAACAGTCCACCGTGAGCGCGTCGAGAGTGACCTCCGGCGGTACGTCCGTCGACGCGTCCGTCGCGGGCACGCCCACGGCTGGGGGCCGTATCTGGTGTTGCTGTACGGCACGGCCATGACGCTCGGGGCCTTCTACTTTCTCGGCGGCGGCTGGGCCGTCCTCGCGATGCTCGTGATCTGGCTGTCGACGCTCGGCCTGTACGCGTTGATGTTGCTCGTCGGCGTGACGTTCAAAGCCATCGGAACACCGGGTCGGCTACTGGATCGTCTGCGGGACTGGCGTTCCTGA
- a CDS encoding NADP-dependent oxidoreductase gives MRNSNREWVFAQRPEGEPDMDSFELRESDVPEPRHGELLVRVRYLSVDPYMRGRMRDAESYAEPWAVGETMAGAVVGEVVESKGDAYEAGDLVTGNGTWADYSVLDADSVAPVDPSVADPPASLGVLGMPGRTAYFGLLEVGDPNPGDTVVVSGAAGAVGSVVGQIAKLSGCRVVGFAGTDEKVAWLTDDLGFDAAINYKAVDDYRAALDDAAPDGVDVYFDNVGGPITDAVFTKLNLDARVAVCGQIAHYNDEGVPTGPRKLPQLIPVRATVQGLLVQDFATRFEGATEQLGEWVASGAIRHRETVVDGLDNAPEAFLGLFSGDNIGKQVVAVADSTN, from the coding sequence ATGCGTAACTCGAACCGCGAGTGGGTGTTTGCACAGCGCCCGGAGGGCGAACCGGACATGGACAGTTTCGAACTCCGGGAGAGCGACGTCCCGGAGCCAAGACACGGCGAACTCCTCGTCCGCGTGCGGTATCTCTCCGTAGACCCCTACATGCGCGGGCGGATGCGCGACGCCGAATCGTACGCCGAACCGTGGGCGGTCGGCGAGACGATGGCGGGTGCTGTCGTCGGCGAAGTCGTCGAGAGCAAGGGGGACGCCTACGAGGCGGGCGACCTCGTCACCGGCAACGGGACGTGGGCCGACTACAGCGTCCTCGATGCCGACAGCGTCGCCCCCGTCGACCCCTCGGTCGCGGACCCGCCGGCGTCCCTCGGCGTCCTCGGCATGCCCGGCCGGACTGCGTACTTCGGGCTGCTTGAGGTCGGCGACCCCAACCCCGGTGACACCGTCGTTGTCTCCGGCGCTGCGGGTGCGGTCGGCTCCGTCGTCGGCCAGATCGCGAAACTCAGCGGCTGTCGCGTCGTCGGGTTTGCGGGCACCGACGAGAAGGTCGCGTGGCTCACCGACGACCTCGGTTTCGATGCGGCAATCAACTACAAGGCGGTCGACGACTACCGGGCGGCACTCGACGACGCCGCGCCCGACGGCGTCGATGTCTACTTCGACAACGTCGGCGGGCCGATCACCGACGCCGTGTTCACCAAGCTCAACCTCGACGCGCGCGTCGCCGTCTGCGGGCAGATCGCCCACTACAACGACGAGGGCGTGCCGACCGGCCCGCGGAAACTCCCCCAGCTCATTCCGGTGCGCGCAACGGTCCAGGGGTTGCTCGTCCAAGACTTCGCCACCCGATTCGAGGGAGCCACCGAACAACTCGGCGAGTGGGTCGCGTCCGGCGCGATCCGTCATCGCGAGACTGTCGTCGACGGACTCGACAACGCCCCAGAGGCGTTCCTCGGGCTGTTCTCCGGCGACAACATCGGCAAACAGGTCGTTGCCGTCGCCGACTCGACGAACTAG